The following are from one region of the Candidatus Eisenbacteria bacterium genome:
- the ybgF gene encoding tol-pal system protein YbgF, with product MIRKPTLIPAAAALWIAGALAAAGCAPGGYYNSSRSALDSLLTSQAELMKRVGTLEKKVDATREGLQATRANNEAKMAEISQRLDVLGGQLEESGAKFTRLAQKVDTVKQRLGSADSVRAARGATFDSTGTPDAEAMYQAAYSDVAAGRYNLARESFQTYLRYFSDTEVADNAQYWIGECSYATGDFAGAIPEFQKVVQNYPKADKVPSALLKIGLSYSRLKNADEANKYYRMLIQKYPKSSEAAAARERLPGPETGGRRSKTARSG from the coding sequence GTGATCCGGAAACCTACACTCATACCGGCGGCTGCAGCGCTCTGGATCGCGGGGGCGCTCGCCGCCGCCGGTTGTGCGCCCGGCGGCTACTACAACTCGAGCCGGTCGGCGCTCGACAGCCTGCTCACCTCGCAGGCTGAGCTGATGAAGCGCGTCGGCACGCTGGAGAAGAAGGTGGACGCGACGCGGGAAGGACTCCAGGCGACGCGCGCGAACAACGAAGCGAAGATGGCCGAGATTTCCCAGCGGCTCGACGTGCTCGGGGGCCAACTGGAGGAATCGGGGGCCAAATTCACGCGGCTCGCGCAGAAGGTGGATACCGTCAAGCAGCGCCTGGGCTCCGCCGACAGCGTCCGAGCGGCGCGTGGCGCGACGTTCGACTCGACCGGGACGCCCGACGCCGAGGCGATGTATCAAGCCGCCTACTCGGACGTGGCCGCGGGCCGCTACAACCTCGCCCGCGAGTCATTCCAGACCTACCTGCGGTATTTCTCCGACACCGAGGTCGCCGACAACGCGCAGTACTGGATCGGAGAGTGCAGCTACGCGACCGGGGACTTCGCGGGGGCGATTCCGGAGTTTCAGAAGGTCGTGCAGAACTACCCGAAGGCGGACAAGGTGCCGTCCGCGCTCCTCAAGATCGGGCTCTCGTACTCCCGCCTGAAGAATGCCGACGAGGCGAACAAGTACTACCGCATGCTCATCCAGAAGTACCCCAAGAGCTCGGAGGCCGCGGCCGCCCGGGAGCGCCTGCCGGGTCCGGAAACCGGAGGGCGCCGCAGCAAGACGGCGCGGAGCGGCTAG
- the pal gene encoding peptidoglycan-associated lipoprotein Pal has product MSRSPSIATLVLAALLAAIVAAVGCASSKKVSTIPPPPSAPEQTQTESPPPPPPPSSDDQSEAKMSLSDAFFDFDDASLRADAKTVLENNARYLESHGSAKAIVEGHCDERGSVEYNLALGERRAKAAKEFLVSYGIAAVRLTTISYGKERPFDSGHDESSWSKNRRAHFVSK; this is encoded by the coding sequence ATGAGCCGATCGCCAAGCATTGCAACGCTCGTGCTCGCGGCTCTTCTGGCCGCGATCGTCGCGGCTGTGGGCTGCGCATCGTCCAAGAAGGTCTCGACAATTCCGCCGCCTCCATCGGCGCCGGAACAAACCCAGACCGAATCTCCGCCACCGCCTCCGCCGCCGTCGTCCGACGACCAGTCGGAAGCGAAAATGTCGCTCTCGGACGCGTTCTTTGACTTCGACGACGCGTCGCTTCGGGCCGACGCCAAGACGGTCTTGGAGAACAACGCCCGGTATCTCGAGAGCCACGGCAGCGCCAAGGCGATCGTCGAGGGGCACTGCGACGAGCGCGGATCGGTCGAGTACAACCTCGCCCTCGGCGAGCGCCGGGCGAAGGCCGCGAAGGAGTTCCTTGTGAGCTATGGGATCGCCGCGGTCCGCCTCACGACGATCTCGTACGGGAAAGAGCGTCCGTTCGACTCCGGTCACGACGAGTCTTCCTGGTCCAAGAACCGCCGCGCGCACTTCGTCTCGAAGTGA
- a CDS encoding Tol-Pal system beta propeller repeat protein TolB, with protein sequence MNTSSSARGRVIPWLLLALAFFGPAPARSQTDVRIGIQASGTVKSPLYLARFRAEGGAQSVADEARGVVRHDFDLSGVFAVADVDPLREKLTPSPSQSGSVRVEGLVEAAAGGMFRFTGEVFDLGTAESVFRRSYPFGASDLRAVMHRFNDDVLEALTGERGIAETRIAFIRQDGRYKEIWVADYDGQNARQLTHDRSLALSPAWAPWGSEIAFTTFKRGNPDLYLFDQKRGASYPFSTRPGLNTAPCYSPDGKWIACTLSRDGNAEIYIISRDAQTARRLTRNERIDSSPSFSPTGREIVFTSDRSGSPQIYVMDTEGSNQRLLTLEGKYNDSPQWSPKGDKIVYASRHDAVFDVIVMDSNGQNPVQITYDAGHNENPRWSADARKIYFSSSRLGKRQIFMMNPDGSDVVQLTQGEDTFNPAVGPRPRKQTTQPTSG encoded by the coding sequence TTGAATACCAGCAGTAGCGCCCGCGGGCGCGTCATTCCCTGGCTCCTCCTCGCCCTCGCCTTCTTCGGGCCAGCCCCGGCGCGGTCCCAGACGGACGTGCGCATCGGCATCCAGGCTTCGGGCACCGTCAAATCGCCGCTCTATCTCGCGCGTTTCCGCGCGGAGGGCGGCGCGCAGAGCGTGGCCGATGAGGCTCGTGGGGTCGTTCGACACGACTTCGATCTCTCGGGCGTCTTCGCGGTGGCCGACGTCGATCCGCTTCGAGAAAAGCTCACGCCCTCTCCGAGCCAATCCGGAAGCGTGCGCGTGGAGGGCCTGGTCGAGGCGGCCGCGGGGGGAATGTTCCGATTCACGGGCGAGGTGTTCGATCTTGGAACGGCCGAATCCGTGTTCCGGCGCAGTTACCCCTTCGGGGCAAGCGACCTCCGGGCCGTGATGCACCGCTTCAACGACGACGTGCTCGAGGCGTTGACCGGGGAGCGGGGAATCGCCGAGACGAGGATCGCCTTCATACGCCAGGACGGGCGGTACAAGGAAATCTGGGTCGCGGACTATGACGGACAGAACGCCCGGCAGCTGACCCATGACCGAAGCCTTGCCCTCTCCCCGGCGTGGGCGCCGTGGGGAAGCGAGATCGCCTTCACGACGTTCAAGCGCGGGAACCCCGACCTTTACCTGTTTGACCAGAAGCGCGGGGCGTCGTATCCGTTTTCGACCCGGCCGGGGCTCAACACCGCGCCCTGCTACTCCCCCGACGGGAAGTGGATCGCCTGCACGCTCTCGCGTGACGGGAACGCCGAGATTTACATCATCAGCCGCGACGCCCAGACGGCGCGCCGCCTCACCCGGAACGAGCGGATCGACTCGTCGCCCTCGTTCAGCCCCACCGGAAGGGAGATCGTGTTCACGTCGGACCGCTCGGGTTCTCCGCAGATCTACGTGATGGACACCGAGGGCTCGAACCAGCGTCTGCTGACGCTCGAAGGGAAGTACAACGACTCGCCGCAGTGGTCTCCCAAGGGGGACAAGATCGTCTACGCCTCCAGGCACGACGCGGTCTTCGACGTCATCGTGATGGACTCCAACGGGCAGAACCCGGTCCAGATCACCTACGATGCGGGACACAACGAGAACCCGCGCTGGTCCGCCGACGCGCGGAAGATCTACTTCAGCAGCTCCAGGCTGGGAAAGCGCCAGATCTTCATGATGAATCCGGACGGAAGTGACGTTGTTCAACTTACCCAGGGGGAGGACACGTTCAATCCGGCGGTCGGGCCGAGACCCCGGAAACAGACCACTCAGCCCACTTCGGGTTGA
- a CDS encoding TonB C-terminal domain-containing protein, which produces MELREKLSIRRRGAAPPDERTSAIFIAMACLLHAMLLGFFVNKARLSREISLPASSGSIRRAQLVRIMPLRTFPAPEAAAPPVEAEKTRPKPALIKRYTPGAKVVVRKERGPTKKGASDESKALPREVAPAPQADLTPRWWSPDSTRSTSVTADGDFRFAFYLAAIRNKIGAQWVPPPGMDATGRRIRATVYFRIHKDGQISVAQVETTSGYSFFDQTTMRALLAATPLPPLPAGFTDNYLGVHFGFEYQQ; this is translated from the coding sequence ATGGAGCTGCGCGAAAAGCTATCCATTCGACGCCGGGGCGCTGCCCCCCCGGACGAGCGCACCTCGGCGATCTTCATCGCCATGGCCTGCCTTCTCCACGCGATGCTGCTCGGCTTCTTCGTGAACAAGGCCCGGCTGTCGCGCGAGATTTCCCTACCCGCTTCCAGCGGGAGCATTCGGCGCGCCCAGCTGGTCCGGATCATGCCGCTTCGCACCTTTCCCGCGCCCGAAGCCGCGGCGCCGCCGGTCGAGGCCGAGAAAACGCGTCCCAAGCCGGCCCTGATCAAGCGCTACACGCCGGGAGCCAAGGTGGTCGTGAGAAAGGAGCGGGGACCGACGAAGAAGGGAGCCTCGGACGAGTCGAAGGCCCTGCCGCGCGAGGTCGCGCCCGCGCCGCAGGCCGACCTGACCCCGCGATGGTGGTCCCCCGACTCCACGCGGAGCACCAGCGTCACGGCCGACGGGGATTTTCGATTTGCGTTCTATCTCGCGGCGATCCGGAACAAGATCGGCGCGCAGTGGGTGCCTCCGCCCGGGATGGACGCCACGGGGCGGCGGATCCGCGCCACGGTCTACTTCCGGATCCACAAGGACGGCCAGATCTCGGTCGCCCAGGTCGAGACCACTTCGGGCTACTCGTTCTTCGACCAGACGACGATGCGGGCGCTTCTCGCCGCGACGCCGCTCCCGCCCTTGCCGGCGGGATTCACCGACAACTACCTGGGAGTCCACTTTGGATTTGAATACCAGCAGTAG
- a CDS encoding aspartate kinase, whose amino-acid sequence MPLLVQKYGGTSVGTPERIHHVAERIVRTRRAGTELVVVVSAMADTTDDLLELAGKVSSNSHPRELDMLLTSGERISMALVAMAVNDRGQEAVSFTGSQSGIVTDTSHTRAKILEVKADRIREELKRGRVVIVAGFQGVSRDREVTTLGRGGSDTTAVALAAALGAEACEIYTDVDGVYTADPRIVPNARKLAELSYDEMLELASLGAKVLHNRSVEIARRFRVPIHVRSSFNWNEGSRIRKGDLMEQVVIRGIAYDAEVAKIALLGVPDRPGVAAEIFREVGGHGVNVRMIVQASGADSKNDVTFAVGSHDVRTVLPIVEEVRKRLGARAFVYDPDVAILSVVGEGLATSAGTAGEVFAALAEAKVNIEIISTSSITITCIVRKTDAERAIRSLHDALRLEQEA is encoded by the coding sequence GTGCCACTGCTCGTCCAGAAGTACGGAGGCACCTCGGTCGGGACGCCCGAGCGGATCCACCATGTGGCCGAGCGCATCGTCCGCACGCGGCGCGCCGGCACGGAGTTGGTCGTGGTCGTATCCGCCATGGCGGACACCACCGACGATCTCCTCGAATTGGCCGGGAAGGTCTCGAGCAATTCGCACCCCCGCGAGCTGGACATGCTCCTGACGTCGGGGGAACGGATCTCGATGGCCCTCGTGGCCATGGCTGTAAACGACCGCGGACAGGAGGCAGTCTCCTTTACCGGCTCCCAAAGCGGCATCGTCACCGATACTTCGCATACCCGCGCTAAGATTTTGGAGGTGAAGGCCGATCGTATACGGGAGGAGCTGAAACGCGGGCGAGTCGTGATCGTTGCGGGGTTTCAAGGGGTTAGTCGGGATCGGGAGGTGACGACGCTCGGGCGGGGCGGCTCCGACACCACAGCCGTCGCGCTCGCCGCCGCACTGGGGGCGGAAGCGTGCGAGATCTACACCGACGTCGACGGGGTCTACACGGCGGATCCCCGCATCGTGCCAAACGCCCGGAAGCTCGCGGAGCTATCGTACGACGAGATGCTGGAGCTGGCCTCGCTCGGGGCGAAGGTTCTCCACAACCGGTCGGTCGAGATCGCGCGCCGCTTCCGCGTCCCGATCCACGTGCGCTCGAGCTTCAACTGGAACGAAGGCTCGCGTATCCGAAAGGGTGACCTGATGGAACAGGTTGTTATCCGCGGCATCGCGTACGACGCGGAAGTGGCCAAGATCGCCCTCTTGGGCGTCCCGGATCGGCCCGGCGTCGCGGCAGAGATCTTCCGCGAGGTCGGCGGCCACGGGGTGAACGTCCGGATGATCGTGCAGGCAAGCGGCGCCGACTCGAAGAACGACGTGACGTTCGCGGTCGGCTCGCACGATGTCCGCACCGTGCTGCCGATCGTCGAGGAAGTGCGCAAGCGCTTGGGTGCCCGGGCTTTCGTCTACGATCCCGACGTGGCCATCCTGTCGGTCGTGGGCGAGGGCCTCGCGACCTCCGCCGGGACGGCGGGGGAGGTCTTTGCCGCGCTCGCGGAGGCCAAGGTGAACATCGAGATCATCAGCACGTCCTCCATCACGATCACCTGCATCGTGCGAAAGACGGACGCGGAGCGCGCGATCCGGTCCTTGCACGACGCGCTCCGGCTGGAGCAGGAGGCCTAA
- the thrB gene encoding homoserine kinase — protein sequence MRRSRARAWSATVPASTSNLGPGFDCLGLAIRLPLVAVARRIPEGFRIERRGEGSDLLLDPHRDPILTAFRHLCRLAKAPVPTVSLTVRSRIPVARGLGSSAAAIVAGLSLANHWLGRRFSVLELFHEAVRLEGHPDNVAPALFGGLVLSMPRESGGVEPIRLPRPRGVSMTLVVPDFRVSTAKARAILPKTIALRDAAANTARALALLHSFTSGRVDLVAEALRDVYHVPRRARLIPAFDRVVDAGRRAGAYGVTISGSGPTLLALHAPGKGARVGAAMVRAFRRAAVSARAIPGRVADRGAVSRTLG from the coding sequence ATGAGGCGCTCCCGGGCCCGCGCGTGGTCCGCGACCGTGCCCGCGTCTACCTCCAACCTCGGTCCAGGGTTCGATTGCCTGGGGCTCGCGATCCGGCTTCCGCTCGTCGCCGTGGCCCGCCGCATTCCCGAAGGGTTCCGGATCGAGCGTCGCGGGGAGGGAAGCGATCTCCTCCTCGACCCACACCGCGACCCCATCCTGACGGCGTTTCGCCACCTCTGCCGCCTGGCCAAGGCGCCGGTCCCGACCGTCTCCCTCACCGTGCGCTCGCGCATTCCCGTGGCTCGGGGGTTGGGATCGAGCGCGGCGGCCATCGTCGCCGGGCTCTCGCTCGCCAATCACTGGCTTGGGCGCCGTTTCTCGGTCCTCGAGCTGTTCCACGAGGCGGTGCGCCTGGAAGGCCACCCCGACAACGTGGCCCCCGCGCTCTTCGGCGGGCTCGTGCTCTCCATGCCGCGCGAATCCGGGGGCGTCGAGCCGATCCGCCTTCCGCGCCCTCGCGGCGTCTCGATGACCCTGGTCGTTCCCGACTTTCGCGTAAGCACCGCGAAGGCGCGCGCGATACTCCCGAAGACGATCGCGCTTCGGGACGCGGCCGCGAACACCGCGCGGGCGCTGGCGCTTCTCCATTCCTTCACGAGCGGCCGTGTCGATCTCGTGGCCGAAGCGCTTCGAGACGTGTACCATGTGCCGCGCCGCGCGCGTCTGATCCCCGCCTTCGACCGGGTCGTCGATGCGGGTCGTCGCGCCGGAGCGTACGGCGTCACCATCAGCGGAAGCGGACCCACGCTTCTGGCGCTGCATGCTCCCGGGAAGGGCGCGCGCGTCGGCGCGGCAATGGTCCGCGCGTTTCGACGCGCCGCCGTGAGCGCGCGCGCGATCCCGGGACGGGTCGCGGATCGCGGCGCCGTATCCCGCACTCTCGGCTAG
- a CDS encoding threonine synthase, with protein sequence MTAWRGVILEYRDLLPPIPDHAVVTLLEGNTPLVPAPSLAKRIAPGLDLYLKFEGLNPTGSFKDRGMTVAVSRALAAGAKVILCASTGNTSASAAAYAARCGLRCAVLIPEGQVALGKLAQAMVHGARVVAVRGTFDRALELVRSLSGDGSIAVVNSINPDRIEGQKTVAYEIAAALGGRAPDVHALPVGNAGNITATWKGYQELKRRGGGATPRMLGFQAEGAAPIVRGERVAEPKTLATAIKIGNPASWKGALEARDQSGGSIEIVTDEEIVAAYRALADGEGVFVEPASAAGVAGLLKLGARGALSGVRTAVATVTGHGLKDPERAVQVSRAVETVEADPAILRKALLG encoded by the coding sequence ATGACCGCGTGGCGCGGCGTCATCCTCGAGTACCGCGATCTCCTCCCCCCGATTCCCGATCACGCGGTCGTCACCCTGCTCGAAGGGAACACCCCGCTTGTCCCCGCCCCGTCCCTGGCCAAGCGGATCGCGCCCGGGCTCGATCTCTATCTGAAGTTCGAGGGGTTGAATCCCACCGGCTCCTTCAAGGACCGCGGCATGACCGTGGCGGTCTCGCGCGCGCTCGCGGCCGGCGCGAAGGTGATCCTCTGCGCCTCGACGGGGAACACGTCGGCCTCCGCCGCGGCCTATGCCGCCCGCTGCGGGCTTCGGTGCGCGGTCCTCATCCCGGAGGGCCAGGTCGCGCTCGGAAAGCTCGCCCAGGCGATGGTCCATGGCGCGAGGGTCGTTGCGGTGCGGGGAACTTTCGACCGGGCGCTCGAGCTGGTGCGCTCGCTTTCGGGCGACGGCTCGATCGCCGTCGTCAACTCGATCAACCCGGATCGGATCGAAGGGCAGAAGACGGTGGCCTACGAGATCGCGGCGGCTCTCGGCGGCCGCGCGCCGGACGTTCACGCGCTCCCGGTCGGGAACGCCGGCAACATCACCGCGACCTGGAAGGGCTACCAGGAGCTCAAGCGGCGCGGGGGCGGCGCCACGCCGCGGATGCTCGGCTTCCAGGCCGAAGGGGCCGCGCCGATCGTCCGCGGGGAGCGCGTCGCGGAGCCCAAGACGCTCGCCACCGCGATCAAGATCGGGAATCCCGCGTCCTGGAAAGGGGCCCTCGAGGCGCGCGACCAATCCGGAGGCTCGATCGAGATCGTGACCGACGAGGAGATCGTCGCGGCCTACCGCGCGCTCGCCGACGGGGAGGGCGTGTTCGTGGAGCCCGCGTCGGCGGCCGGTGTGGCGGGGCTTCTCAAGCTCGGGGCCCGGGGCGCGCTCTCCGGGGTTCGCACCGCGGTCGCGACCGTGACCGGCCACGGGCTCAAGGATCCCGAGCGCGCGGTCCAGGTCTCGCGGGCCGTGGAGACGGTCGAGGCCGATCCCGCCATCCTCCGGAAGGCGCTTCTCGGATGA
- a CDS encoding homoserine dehydrogenase, protein MASPIRLGMIGCGVVGSGLLRLLLQRARDVETAVGAPLRVTRIAVANPKKSREVDLTGIEVGADAMAVAGSEDIDLLVELMGGAERSLPPVERALTRGIAVVTANKHLISLHGASLETLAARSGATLRYEASVGGVIPILQSLDHGLRTERFTLLVGILNGTTNYILSTMEREGRDFAEALEAARKLGFAEADPSLDLSGADTAQKLTILARRAFRVPLEHGSVPTEGIVGMELEDLRQADRFGYTAKLLGIAIRTPAGLDLRVHPAFIPKRYLLATVRDEFNAVYLRGEAAGSMLLYGKGAGGQATAQAVLGDVIASAREWSWRRAAGVMGAGGPGEARATAGKGNAARADREREGDERLPLDEVRTKYYLRLLVEDRPGVLAQVANRLAAAGVSVAQVFQEPGVRGEASITMLTHEARDKDARDAVKGISELPTIRKTPRAVRIFDI, encoded by the coding sequence ATGGCATCCCCCATCCGGCTCGGAATGATCGGCTGTGGCGTCGTCGGCTCCGGGCTCCTTCGCCTACTGCTTCAGCGTGCCCGCGACGTGGAAACGGCCGTCGGCGCTCCGCTCCGCGTGACCCGGATCGCGGTCGCGAATCCCAAGAAGAGCCGTGAAGTGGACCTGACCGGCATCGAGGTCGGCGCCGACGCGATGGCCGTCGCCGGATCGGAGGACATCGATCTCCTCGTGGAGCTCATGGGTGGAGCGGAGCGCTCCCTCCCGCCCGTCGAGCGCGCGCTCACGCGGGGGATCGCGGTCGTGACCGCGAACAAGCACCTGATCTCCCTTCACGGGGCCTCTCTGGAGACGCTGGCGGCGCGCTCGGGGGCGACCCTCCGTTACGAGGCCTCGGTCGGCGGCGTGATCCCCATACTCCAGTCGCTCGACCACGGCCTTCGCACCGAGCGATTCACCCTCCTCGTCGGGATCTTGAACGGAACCACCAACTACATCCTCTCGACGATGGAGCGGGAGGGGCGGGACTTCGCCGAGGCGCTCGAGGCGGCACGGAAGCTCGGTTTCGCCGAGGCCGACCCGTCCCTCGATCTCTCCGGCGCCGACACGGCGCAGAAGCTCACGATCCTCGCCCGGCGCGCGTTCCGCGTTCCGCTCGAGCACGGCTCCGTCCCCACCGAGGGAATCGTGGGCATGGAGCTGGAGGACCTCCGGCAGGCGGACCGCTTCGGCTACACGGCGAAGCTGCTCGGGATCGCGATCCGGACGCCGGCGGGGCTCGACCTCCGGGTCCATCCGGCCTTCATCCCCAAGCGCTACCTTCTCGCCACGGTGCGGGACGAGTTCAACGCCGTCTACCTGCGGGGCGAGGCGGCGGGCTCGATGCTCCTCTACGGAAAGGGGGCGGGCGGCCAGGCGACCGCGCAGGCGGTCCTCGGCGACGTGATCGCCTCCGCGCGCGAGTGGTCGTGGCGGAGGGCTGCCGGGGTGATGGGCGCGGGCGGTCCCGGGGAGGCCAGGGCGACCGCGGGGAAGGGCAACGCGGCGCGAGCGGATCGGGAACGCGAGGGCGATGAGCGGCTCCCGCTCGACGAGGTGCGCACGAAATACTACCTCCGCCTGCTCGTCGAGGATCGTCCGGGCGTCTTGGCGCAGGTCGCGAACCGCCTCGCCGCGGCCGGCGTCAGCGTTGCGCAGGTGTTTCAGGAACCCGGGGTGCGGGGCGAGGCCTCGATCACGATGCTGACCCACGAAGCGAGGGACAAGGACGCGCGCGACGCCGTGAAGGGGATCTCCGAGCTCCCCACGATCCGAAAGACGCCCCGCGCCGTGCGGATCTTCGACATATGA
- a CDS encoding uridine kinase, with the protein MSAANRRGILIGIAGGTGAGKTLVAQSISEDLGSDNVLILEQDSYYRDLRNIPLGERESRNFDHPDAFDRDLLRTQLETLLSGGEVDLPVYEMRTHTRNPHTVRAKARRILILDGILILDDAAIRQLMDIKLYVDADPDIRFIRRLKRDLTERGRTLDQVIRQYESSVRPMHLQFVEPSKRYADLVIPEGGYNVVAIDLLKTKIRALLRESG; encoded by the coding sequence ATGTCGGCGGCCAATCGGCGCGGAATCCTGATCGGCATCGCGGGGGGAACGGGGGCGGGCAAGACCCTGGTCGCGCAATCGATCTCGGAGGATCTGGGCAGCGACAACGTGCTGATCCTCGAGCAGGACTCCTACTATCGCGACCTGCGCAACATCCCGCTCGGCGAGCGGGAGAGCCGCAATTTCGACCACCCGGATGCGTTCGACCGCGACCTGCTCCGCACCCAGCTGGAGACGCTTCTCAGCGGCGGCGAGGTCGATCTGCCCGTCTACGAGATGCGCACCCACACCCGCAATCCCCACACGGTCCGCGCCAAGGCGCGGCGGATCCTGATCCTCGACGGCATCCTGATCCTGGATGATGCCGCGATACGCCAGCTCATGGACATCAAGCTCTACGTCGACGCCGATCCGGACATCCGCTTCATCCGCCGGCTGAAGCGCGACCTGACCGAGCGCGGCCGCACCCTGGATCAGGTGATCCGCCAGTACGAGTCGAGCGTGAGGCCGATGCACCTCCAGTTCGTCGAGCCCTCGAAGCGTTACGCCGACCTCGTGATCCCCGAAGGCGGCTACAACGTGGTCGCCATCGACCTTTTGAAGACGAAGATTCGGGCTCTGTTGCGCGAATCGGGCTGA
- a CDS encoding purine-nucleoside phosphorylase has translation MARSPLPPDGLPIRRAGAGRPLDRAGRGAPASRAPHGPADRPRLPGARVRDREPLDRVGRHPPGRGTGADPIRETVRYRVPERLRDPRRGALPLGASLPRVPLAAEPPARRLPSGPHRSRRAVSAARITGGPTAASDRPPAFDPHEALRVVRRRTQLVPRVALVLGSGLGVLAEGVAWEASIPTAEIPGLPRSTVSGHSGRLLLGRWSGRPVVVAQGRSHLYEGYSAEEVTRIIRLFAAVGAKSLILTNAAGGISRRMTPGSLMLVQDQVSLQWRAPTRVDPPDTDMDAPDAPANPRGLTARPTYSEEFVAKAAHAATMAGVRAERGTLGVMLGPSYETPSEIAMLERMGADAVCMSTAAEASLAASIRLPVAAISCITNWAAGKGTARLSHADVTAAVAGASKPLRSLLERLILALA, from the coding sequence TTGGCGCGTTCCCCGCTCCCGCCCGACGGCCTACCGATTCGTCGCGCTGGTGCTGGGCGCCCTCTGGACCGTGCCGGCCGCGGCGCTCCTGCTTCACGCGCACCCCACGGCCCCGCCGATCGCCCTCGGCTACCTGGCGCTCGCGTGCGCGATCGCGAGCCGCTGGACCGTGTGGGGCGGCATCCTCCTGGCCGCGGGACCGGCGCTGATCCGATCCGCGAGACCGTACGGTACCGGGTTCCAGAGCGGCTTCGTGATCCTCGACGTGGCGCCCTTCCTCTTGGCGCTTCTCTACCTCGTGTTCCTCTCGCGGCGGAGCCTCCGGCTCGCCGCCTCCCCTCAGGCCCGCACCGATCCCGACGTGCTGTGAGCGCGGCGCGGATCACGGGCGGCCCGACGGCCGCATCGGATCGGCCCCCCGCGTTCGACCCGCACGAGGCGCTCCGCGTCGTCCGGCGGCGGACGCAGCTCGTGCCGCGCGTCGCGTTGGTGCTGGGAAGCGGGCTTGGCGTGCTGGCGGAAGGGGTGGCCTGGGAGGCGAGCATTCCGACCGCGGAGATCCCCGGACTTCCCCGATCGACGGTCTCGGGGCATTCCGGCCGCCTCCTGCTCGGGCGCTGGTCCGGCCGCCCCGTCGTCGTCGCGCAGGGCCGGTCTCACCTCTACGAGGGCTATTCCGCCGAGGAGGTGACGCGCATCATCCGCCTCTTCGCGGCGGTCGGAGCGAAATCGCTGATCCTGACGAACGCCGCGGGCGGGATCTCGCGGCGGATGACGCCGGGCTCGCTGATGCTCGTGCAGGATCAAGTGAGTCTCCAGTGGCGCGCGCCCACGCGCGTCGACCCGCCGGATACCGATATGGACGCGCCCGACGCGCCCGCGAACCCGCGGGGCCTCACCGCGCGGCCGACCTACTCGGAGGAATTTGTGGCCAAGGCGGCCCACGCCGCGACGATGGCCGGCGTGCGCGCGGAGCGCGGCACCCTGGGGGTGATGCTGGGCCCGTCCTACGAGACGCCGTCCGAGATCGCGATGCTCGAGCGGATGGGCGCGGATGCGGTCTGCATGTCGACCGCGGCGGAGGCTTCGCTCGCGGCGTCGATCCGTCTTCCCGTCGCGGCGATCTCCTGCATCACGAATTGGGCGGCGGGAAAGGGGACAGCACGGCTGAGCCACGCCGACGTGACCGCGGCGGTGGCGGGCGCGTCCAAGCCGCTCCGTTCGCTCCTCGAGCGGCTCATCCTGGCGCTGGCGTAA